One segment of Desulfosudis oleivorans Hxd3 DNA contains the following:
- a CDS encoding CoA-binding protein — MNIQCEVPACNVPEKEIRAVLKNHTTVAVVGISHKPERDSHKVAAYLLGAGYRMVPVHPLQKEILGQTVYPDLAAVPFPIEIVNIFRRPDMVEPIVDQAIAVNARVVWMQVGVVNNKAARKAEAAGLRVIMNRCIKTEHMKMVAQAMSG, encoded by the coding sequence ATGAATATTCAGTGCGAGGTGCCGGCCTGCAACGTGCCGGAAAAGGAGATTCGGGCGGTTTTAAAAAACCACACAACCGTGGCCGTGGTCGGCATCTCCCACAAGCCGGAGCGGGACAGCCATAAGGTCGCCGCCTATCTTCTGGGCGCCGGATACCGGATGGTGCCGGTCCACCCTCTTCAAAAAGAGATATTGGGGCAAACCGTTTATCCGGATCTGGCCGCTGTGCCGTTTCCCATAGAGATTGTAAACATCTTTCGAAGGCCCGACATGGTGGAACCCATCGTGGACCAGGCCATTGCCGTAAACGCCAGGGTGGTATGGATGCAGGTGGGCGTTGTCAACAACAAAGCCGCGCGAAAAGCCGAGGCGGCCGGGCTTCGCGTAATCATGAACAGATGCATCAAGACGGAACACATGAAGATGGTCGCGCAAGCCATGTCAGGCTGA
- a CDS encoding desulfoferrodoxin — protein sequence MAERFQIYKCELCGNIVEVMFGSDGTLVCCDQPMNLMTENTVDAAKEKHVPVIEKSGDKITVKVGSVAHPMEEKHYIQWIELIADGKSYTQFLKPGDAPEAVFVMAADKITAREYCNLHGHWKADM from the coding sequence ATGGCGGAACGATTTCAGATTTATAAATGCGAGTTATGCGGAAATATCGTGGAGGTGATGTTCGGCAGTGACGGTACCCTGGTATGCTGCGACCAGCCCATGAACCTGATGACGGAAAACACCGTGGACGCGGCCAAGGAAAAACATGTGCCGGTGATTGAAAAGTCCGGCGACAAGATTACGGTCAAGGTGGGCAGCGTTGCCCATCCCATGGAGGAGAAGCATTACATTCAGTGGATCGAGCTGATCGCCGATGGAAAGAGCTATACCCAGTTCCTCAAGCCCGGAGACGCGCCCGAGGCCGTTTTTGTGATGGCCGCGGACAAGATCACGGCCAGAGAGTACTGCAACCTTCACGGCCACTGGAAGGCCGACATGTAA
- a CDS encoding insulinase family protein, giving the protein MTNGAGLDVGSRVSGYRVKQVIAFDDIQSLVYELVHEATGAQHLHIANADRENTFGVGFKTVPRDSTGVAHILEHTILCGSEKYPVRDPFFSMIRRSLNSFMNAFTASDWTLYPFASPNKKDFYNLADVYLDAVFFPLLTELAFKQEGHRLEVVKAAEGQGAPELAYKGVVYNEMKGAMSSPDQVMSRALTAALCPDTTYSNNSGGDPAVIPTLTWEQLRDFHRRHYHPSNAYFYTYGDIPLQEHLAYINDHALCRFSRIDPDTQVASQPRWQVPRQVAHAYPLAPDEDPAKKYQACVAWLMADVQESFDVFVLVLLEQVLLGNPGAPLYKALIDSGLGSALCDGTGYDPDMKDTLFACGLKDVGKDDAEAVEKIIVDTLTDVADRGIDPELVESAIHQIEFHRREISNTPYPYGIKLLLTLCGSWLHGTDPAEIIQLDPYLERLTGETGRGPFLENSIRRWFLNNPHRVRFTLEPDMEMGAREQAEEERELARVAASLSPEALDKIQQDARELDALQMTDEDLTVLPTLTLSDIDASVRTVAPVMAAEPLRCYDQPTSGILYYTSAVGIDRLSPDLLPLVPFFCAALPRMGTRRHDYVALERLIDMHTGGLGLSAQARTRYGETGECIPYISFSGKCLDRKIEQMFDLVRELLCDYSFADHQRLGQLVAEYRAHMESAVVHNGHRYAISLASRHVSFASHLSEMWHGIGQLQYFKSLTADLEGPALAAIADRLCLIGRNLFSKENLQVGLVGHGKGLDTASGLARAMVENLGAGAMPAEFRGQAIEHDTQPPREGWYTSTAVSFVASVFPTIRMDHEDAPVLAVISKLLRSTFLHREIREKGGAYGGFALYNPEDGRFCFASYRDPHIRATLEVYTRAVAYIQSGDYTDEEITESVLQVCSDIDKPDTPAEAATRDFYRKLVGVTDTCRQRFKEGVLTVTREKVRAVALRHFPTGQEHCGTVVISSEALLKKANTRLASPLALHHI; this is encoded by the coding sequence ATGACAAACGGCGCCGGTCTTGACGTCGGCTCACGGGTAAGCGGTTACCGGGTAAAACAGGTTATTGCGTTTGACGATATTCAATCGCTGGTTTACGAACTGGTGCACGAGGCCACCGGCGCGCAACACCTGCATATCGCCAACGCCGACAGGGAAAACACGTTCGGCGTAGGCTTCAAGACGGTTCCCAGGGACTCCACCGGGGTGGCCCATATCCTGGAACATACCATTCTGTGCGGGTCGGAAAAATATCCGGTGCGGGACCCGTTTTTCTCCATGATCCGGCGCAGCTTGAATTCCTTCATGAACGCCTTTACTGCGTCGGACTGGACCCTGTATCCCTTTGCCTCTCCCAATAAAAAAGATTTTTACAACCTGGCCGATGTCTACCTGGACGCCGTGTTTTTCCCCCTGCTGACCGAGCTTGCTTTCAAGCAGGAGGGCCACCGCCTGGAGGTGGTAAAGGCGGCCGAAGGCCAGGGAGCGCCGGAGCTTGCCTACAAGGGCGTGGTCTATAATGAGATGAAGGGGGCCATGTCATCGCCGGACCAGGTGATGTCCCGTGCCCTGACCGCCGCTCTTTGCCCGGACACCACCTACAGCAACAACTCCGGCGGTGATCCGGCGGTGATCCCGACACTGACCTGGGAGCAGCTGCGGGATTTTCACCGGCGTCACTACCATCCCAGCAACGCTTACTTTTATACCTACGGCGACATTCCCCTGCAGGAGCACCTGGCCTATATCAACGACCACGCGCTTTGCCGGTTTTCCCGTATCGACCCCGATACGCAGGTGGCGTCCCAGCCCCGGTGGCAGGTCCCCCGGCAAGTGGCCCACGCCTATCCGCTGGCGCCGGACGAAGACCCGGCAAAAAAATACCAGGCCTGCGTGGCCTGGCTCATGGCCGATGTGCAGGAGAGCTTTGACGTGTTCGTCCTGGTATTGCTGGAGCAGGTACTGCTGGGCAATCCCGGGGCACCCCTGTACAAGGCCCTGATCGATTCCGGCCTGGGAAGCGCCCTTTGCGATGGCACGGGATACGACCCGGACATGAAGGACACCCTGTTTGCCTGCGGCCTGAAGGACGTGGGAAAAGACGACGCCGAAGCCGTGGAAAAGATCATTGTCGACACCCTGACCGATGTGGCGGACCGGGGTATTGATCCGGAGCTGGTGGAATCGGCCATTCACCAGATTGAGTTTCACCGCCGGGAGATATCCAACACGCCCTATCCCTACGGCATCAAGCTGTTGCTGACCCTTTGCGGCAGCTGGCTTCACGGCACCGATCCCGCCGAGATCATTCAACTTGACCCCTACCTGGAACGCCTGACCGGGGAAACCGGCCGGGGACCGTTTCTGGAAAATTCGATCCGGCGGTGGTTTTTAAACAACCCCCACCGGGTGCGTTTTACCCTGGAACCGGACATGGAAATGGGGGCCAGGGAACAGGCCGAAGAAGAGCGGGAACTGGCCCGTGTCGCCGCGTCCCTCTCCCCTGAAGCACTGGACAAGATTCAACAGGATGCCCGGGAACTGGACGCCCTTCAGATGACCGATGAGGACCTTACGGTTCTGCCCACCCTGACGCTTTCCGACATTGACGCGTCGGTCCGGACCGTGGCCCCGGTCATGGCGGCCGAGCCCCTGCGCTGTTATGACCAGCCCACCTCCGGTATCCTATATTATACGTCGGCTGTGGGCATCGACCGGCTTTCGCCGGACCTGCTGCCCCTGGTCCCCTTCTTCTGCGCGGCACTTCCCCGCATGGGCACACGCCGGCACGATTATGTGGCCCTGGAGCGGCTGATCGACATGCACACCGGTGGCCTTGGCCTGTCGGCCCAGGCCCGGACCCGGTACGGGGAAACGGGCGAATGTATTCCCTACATCTCGTTTTCCGGAAAGTGCCTGGACCGGAAGATCGAGCAAATGTTCGATCTTGTGCGGGAACTGCTGTGCGACTACAGTTTTGCCGACCATCAGCGGCTTGGCCAGCTGGTGGCCGAGTACCGGGCCCACATGGAATCGGCCGTGGTCCACAACGGCCACCGGTACGCCATCTCCCTGGCGTCACGGCACGTTTCTTTTGCCAGCCATCTTTCCGAGATGTGGCACGGCATTGGCCAGCTGCAATACTTCAAGTCCCTGACCGCCGACCTGGAAGGGCCCGCCCTGGCCGCCATTGCAGACAGGCTTTGCCTGATTGGACGGAACCTCTTTTCAAAAGAAAACCTTCAAGTCGGCCTGGTCGGCCATGGAAAGGGTCTGGACACGGCCTCCGGTCTGGCCCGGGCCATGGTGGAAAACCTGGGAGCCGGCGCGATGCCGGCTGAATTCAGGGGGCAGGCCATTGAACATGACACGCAGCCGCCCAGGGAGGGATGGTACACTTCCACGGCAGTGTCCTTTGTGGCATCGGTTTTTCCCACCATTCGCATGGACCACGAAGACGCGCCCGTGCTGGCCGTGATCAGCAAACTGCTGCGGTCCACGTTTCTTCACCGGGAGATACGGGAAAAGGGCGGTGCCTACGGCGGGTTTGCCCTGTATAACCCGGAAGACGGCCGGTTCTGTTTTGCCTCCTACCGGGACCCCCACATTCGGGCCACGCTGGAGGTCTACACACGGGCCGTGGCCTATATTCAGTCCGGTGACTACACAGACGAAGAGATCACCGAGTCCGTGCTTCAGGTCTGCTCGGACATCGACAAGCCCGACACCCCGGCCGAAGCCGCTACCCGGGATTTTTACCGAAAGCTTGTCGGCGTTACCGATACCTGCCGGCAGCGGTTCAAGGAAGGGGTGCTGACCGTGACCAGGGAAAAGGTCAGGGCCGTGGCCCTGCGCCATTTTCCCACCGGACAGGAGCACTGTGGAACGGTGGTGATCTCTTCGGAGGCGCTGCTGAAAAAGGCCAATACCCGGCTGGCTTCCCCCCTGGCGCTTCACCACATCTGA